From one Lycium barbarum isolate Lr01 chromosome 6, ASM1917538v2, whole genome shotgun sequence genomic stretch:
- the LOC132644996 gene encoding heavy metal-associated isoprenylated plant protein 33-like → MSKEEFLKIQTCVLKVNIHCDGCKHKVKKILQKIEGVYKTSIDSEQGKVTVSGNVDPATLIKKLAKSGKHAEVWGAASKASNNNQQNQLNNQFKNMQLDNGGKGGNNKGQAQGQAQKGGNNNQPKGGGGGGPQMPNQQQLQQLKQIQDLKLPPQFKGLKLPPMGKDQNPKAVKFSMPEDDDLTDDEFDDDEFDDDDDEFDDDEFDDEMDDIPINKMKAMMGGNPGAQMKPPMMGGNGGGAQMKPMVVGNGGGQMKPMMGGNGGGQMPNLMMNGQHPQPMKGGSGGNNGGNGGGNGKKGGGNGGGGNIPVQVNMGGNNGGKKGGGNGGNQNQGGGSAQKGGKNGPGQPNGGGGGGGGGGNPNMNGNVAKNGGGGNNGMQGMPNRMMAMSAPGGNMGQLGNMPNPMGQMGQMGGLPMSQMGNPMGQMSNHVPAVQGLPAGAAMGGGGGNGGGYFQGAAGSEVMAGNPYMMQQQQQQQQQQMAAMMMQQQRANGNERFQPMMYARPPPAVNYMPPPYNPYYYGPPPPPSDNYSTFFSDENTNSCTVM, encoded by the exons ATGAGTAAAGAAGAGTTCTTGAAGATCCAG ACTTGTGTCCTTAAAGTCAATATACACTGTGATGGGTGTAAGCATAAAGTAAAGAAAATCTTGCAAAAGATTGAAG GGGTTTATAAGACGAGCATAGATTCAGAACAAGGAAAAGTGACTGTTTCTGGAAATGTAGACCCTGCTACACTGATCAAGAAATTAGCCAAGAGTGGGAAACATGCAGAGGTTTGGGGTGCCGCCTCCAAGGCCAGTAACAACAACCAACAAAATCAGCTTAATAATCAGTTCAAGAACATGCAACTTGACAATGGTGGTAAAGGTGGCAATAACAAGGGCCAAGCACAAGGCCAAGCTCAGAAAGGTGGGAATAACAATCAGCCAAAAGGTGGTGGTGGAGGGGGGCCTCAAATGCCAAATCAGCAACAACTTCAACAGTTGAAGCAAATCCAAGATCTGAAACTGCCCCCACAATTCAAGGGCCTCAAACTTCCCCCCATGGGCAAAGACCAGAACCCGAAAGCTGTCAAGTTTAGTATGCCTGAGGATGATGATTTGACTGACGATGAGTTTGATGACGATGAGtttgatgatgatgacgatgaattTGATGACGATGAGTTTGATGATGAAATGGATGATATCCCCATCAATAAGATGAAGGCGATGATGGGCGGTAATCCTGGTGCTCAGATGAAGCCACCGATGATGGGTGGTAACGGTGGAGGAGCTCAGATGAAGCCAATGGTGGTTGGTAATGGTGGCGGTCAGATGAAGCCGATGATGGGTGGTAATGGTGGTGGTCAGATGCCTAATCTGATGATGAATGGACAGCACCCTCAGCCTATGAAGGGTGGAAGTGGCGGGAACAATGGTGGCAATGGCGGTGGAAATGGGAAAAAAGGCGGTGGTAATGGTGGTGGTGGAAACATTCCTGTTCAGGTTAACATGGGTGGAAATAATGGTGGTAAGAAAGGTGGTGGTAATGGAGGAAATCAAAATCAAGGTGGAGGATCTGCTCAAAAGGGTGGCAAGAACGGTCCGGGGCAGCCGAATGGTGGTGGTGGCGGCGGTGGTGGTGGAGGAAATCCTAACATGAATGGCAATGTGGCTAAAAATGGTGGTGGAGGAAATAATGGGATGCAAGGCATGCCAAACAGGATGATGGCTATGAGTGCGCCAGGTGGAAATATGGGCCAGTTGGGTAACATGCCTAATCCAATGGGCCAGATGGGCCAAATGGGTGGTCTCCCAATGAGTCAAATGGGTAATCCAATGGGCCAGATGAGTAATCATGTTCCGGCAGTCCAAGGCTTACCGGCAGGAGCGGCAATGGGTGGCGGTGGTGGTAATGGTGGTGGCTACTTCCAAGGTGCTGCTGGTTCTGAGGTTATGGCTGGCAATCCTTACATGATGCAGcaacaacagcagcaacaacaacagcaaatGGCAGCTATGATGATGCAGCAACAACGTGCCAATGGGAATGAAAGGTTTCAACCAATGATGTATGCTCGGCCACCACCAGCAGTGAATTACATGCCACCGCCGTACAACCCGTATTACTACGGCCCTCCACCACCTCCAAGTGATAACTACAGCACCTTCTTCAGTGATGAAAACACCAACAGTTGCACTGTGATGTGA